In one window of Pseudoalteromonas espejiana DSM 9414 DNA:
- the rpoE gene encoding RNA polymerase sigma factor RpoE, which yields MSEQELDLALVKRVQQGDKNAFNLLVKKYQNKIAGLISRYVSNQGDIADVAQEAFIKAYRALPNFRGDSAFYTWLYRIAVNCAKNYLVAQGRKPPANDIDAEDAEFYDGADSMRSNASPENLLLSDEVRAVIFNTIDSLPEDLKTAITLREIEGMSYEEIAVVMDCPVGTVRSRIFRAREAIDNKLNPLIGES from the coding sequence ATGAGCGAGCAGGAATTAGATTTAGCGCTTGTAAAAAGGGTCCAGCAAGGAGATAAAAACGCCTTCAACCTATTAGTTAAGAAGTATCAGAACAAAATTGCCGGTTTAATATCACGTTATGTGTCTAACCAAGGCGATATTGCAGATGTAGCACAAGAGGCTTTTATTAAAGCTTACCGTGCACTTCCAAACTTTAGAGGTGATAGCGCCTTTTACACTTGGTTATACCGTATTGCCGTTAATTGTGCTAAAAATTATTTAGTAGCTCAGGGTCGTAAACCGCCAGCGAATGATATAGACGCTGAAGACGCCGAATTTTATGACGGTGCGGATTCGATGCGTTCAAATGCATCCCCTGAAAACTTACTTTTAAGCGATGAAGTACGCGCTGTTATTTTTAATACGATTGATAGTTTGCCTGAAGACCTGAAAACCGCGATTACCCTAAGAGAAATCGAAGGGATGAGCTATGAAGAAATAGCCGTGGTAATGGATTGCCCTGTTGGGACCGTACGTTCGCGTATTTTTAGAGCCCGAGAAGCAATAGATAATAAATTAAACCCATTAATAGGCGAGTCTTAG
- the nadB gene encoding L-aspartate oxidase: MNQNKHHIADVAIIGSGAAGLSLALSLANYCNVTVISKGALTEGSTLYAQGGIAAVFDKKNDSIESHVEDTLDAGGGLCDREAVHYTASNAHECLQWLIDQGVPFDMEFDSKGKERFHLTREGGHSHRRILHAADATGKAVQTTLISQVKAHKNITLLEQYNAIDLISDKSLGRAGSHIHGMHVWNKKAKKVETISAKFVALATGGASKVYLYTSNPDVSSGDGIAMAWRAGCRVANMEFNQFHPTSLYHPELQNFLITEAMRGEGAYLKRPDGTRFMKDFDEREELAPRDIVARAIDFEMKRLGANCVYLDISHKDKDFIIEHFPTIYAKCLSVGLDITKEAIPVVPAAHYTCGGVMSDFNGKTDLDNLYAVGEVAYTGLHGANRMASNSLLECIVFAHAAAKDILSKIEHAPAPLALPSWDESRVSNSDEEIVITHNWHELRLFMWDYVGIVRSTKRLERALHRVELLQQEIHDYYANFRVSNNLLELRNLVQVSELIIRSAMERKESRGLHYTIDYPEQNENPTPTILTPPRH, encoded by the coding sequence ATGAACCAAAATAAACATCATATTGCTGATGTCGCTATTATAGGTAGCGGCGCTGCGGGCTTATCTCTTGCATTGTCTTTAGCTAACTATTGTAACGTTACTGTGATCAGTAAAGGCGCCCTTACCGAAGGCTCAACTCTTTATGCACAAGGCGGTATAGCCGCAGTATTTGATAAAAAAAATGACAGTATAGAATCCCATGTTGAGGATACACTTGATGCCGGTGGCGGCTTGTGTGACCGCGAAGCTGTACATTACACGGCAAGTAATGCACATGAGTGCTTACAATGGTTAATTGACCAAGGCGTGCCTTTTGATATGGAGTTTGATAGCAAAGGGAAAGAACGTTTTCATTTAACCCGCGAAGGCGGTCACAGTCATCGCCGTATTTTACATGCCGCCGATGCCACAGGTAAGGCCGTTCAAACCACGCTAATTAGCCAAGTTAAAGCGCATAAAAACATTACCTTGCTCGAGCAATATAACGCCATTGATTTAATTAGCGATAAAAGTCTGGGCAGAGCGGGCTCACACATACACGGCATGCATGTATGGAATAAAAAAGCGAAAAAAGTAGAAACCATTTCAGCTAAATTTGTAGCCCTTGCTACAGGTGGTGCAAGTAAAGTGTATTTGTATACTTCAAACCCTGATGTTTCAAGCGGTGACGGTATTGCTATGGCTTGGCGTGCAGGCTGTAGAGTAGCTAATATGGAATTTAACCAGTTTCACCCCACCAGCCTTTATCACCCTGAGCTGCAAAACTTTTTAATTACCGAAGCAATGCGTGGCGAAGGCGCCTATTTAAAGCGCCCAGACGGCACTCGCTTTATGAAAGACTTTGACGAACGCGAAGAACTAGCGCCGCGCGATATAGTCGCCCGTGCTATCGACTTTGAAATGAAGCGGTTAGGCGCTAACTGCGTTTACCTAGATATTAGTCATAAAGATAAAGACTTTATTATTGAGCATTTCCCTACTATTTACGCAAAATGTTTAAGTGTAGGGCTAGATATAACCAAAGAAGCCATTCCGGTTGTACCGGCTGCCCACTATACGTGTGGCGGTGTAATGAGTGACTTTAACGGTAAAACCGACTTAGATAACTTATACGCGGTGGGCGAAGTAGCCTACACAGGGCTACATGGCGCAAACCGTATGGCGAGCAACTCATTATTAGAGTGTATAGTGTTTGCTCACGCAGCTGCCAAAGACATTTTAAGTAAAATAGAGCATGCGCCTGCGCCTTTAGCGCTACCAAGTTGGGATGAAAGCCGCGTTAGCAACTCTGATGAAGAAATAGTAATTACACATAACTGGCACGAACTACGTTTATTTATGTGGGATTATGTTGGTATTGTGCGCTCAACTAAACGTTTAGAGCGTGCGCTGCATCGTGTAGAATTGTTACAGCAAGAAATACATGATTATTACGCTAACTTTAGAGTAAGCAATAACTTATTAGAGCTTCGTAATTTAGTGCAGGTATCTGAGCTAATTATAAGAAGTGCAATGGAGCGTAAAGAAAGCCGCGGCCTGCATTACACTATCGATTACCCTGAGCAAAATGAAAACCCAACACCAACTATTTTGACTCCTCCTCGCCATTAA
- a CDS encoding succinate dehydrogenase assembly factor 2, producing the protein MTEIHSKARIRWACRRGMLELDVLFMPFVEQAYDSLNAQQQAVFQRLLTQEDPDLFAWFMGHEECKDKELNTMVSLILDRVRV; encoded by the coding sequence ATGACTGAAATTCATAGTAAAGCACGTATACGCTGGGCTTGTCGCCGCGGCATGTTAGAGTTAGATGTTTTGTTTATGCCATTTGTAGAGCAGGCTTATGATTCGTTAAATGCACAGCAGCAGGCTGTATTTCAGCGTTTGCTAACCCAAGAGGACCCTGATTTATTTGCTTGGTTTATGGGCCATGAAGAGTGTAAAGATAAAGAGCTCAACACTATGGTGTCGCTGATACTAGACCGAGTTCGTGTATAG
- a CDS encoding YgfZ/GcvT domain-containing protein has product MSSVYACPLSHQLISLTGADKLSYLHGQITQDLNKLSNSNYLWAGHCSAKGKLWGVFKLFSHQDSYYLAGSEPEIEQSLSELKKYAVFAKVDISVSTNRLIGLISDDLAPVLEKLNIHFADGETACDFPSGKALKLADNRVLLMVDGQFSMPDDVSTLDNCALWQEAAIKAGEPQLNNDAIGEYVPQMVNLQAINGISFKKGCYTGQETVARMKYLGKNKRAMYIVTGKSDGLLEHPELETQLGENWRRAGKLVAQSYNETSQTLSGLVVLPNDTQSTQVLRAKHTPQVELSILPLPYSLEDE; this is encoded by the coding sequence ATGTCGAGCGTTTATGCATGTCCGTTATCTCACCAACTTATTAGCCTAACCGGTGCGGATAAATTGTCTTATCTTCACGGACAAATCACTCAAGATCTCAATAAACTATCTAACAGCAATTATTTATGGGCTGGACACTGTAGCGCCAAAGGTAAGCTTTGGGGTGTTTTTAAATTATTTTCTCACCAAGATAGTTACTATTTAGCAGGCTCAGAGCCTGAAATTGAACAATCTCTTAGCGAACTTAAAAAATACGCTGTATTTGCAAAAGTAGATATTAGTGTTTCTACGAATCGATTAATTGGTTTGATCAGCGACGATTTAGCCCCAGTCCTTGAAAAGCTAAATATTCACTTTGCTGATGGTGAAACAGCTTGCGACTTTCCAAGTGGTAAAGCATTAAAACTTGCTGATAACCGTGTTTTGTTAATGGTTGATGGGCAATTTAGTATGCCTGATGACGTATCAACATTAGATAACTGTGCGCTTTGGCAAGAAGCCGCTATAAAAGCAGGCGAGCCCCAGTTAAATAACGACGCTATTGGCGAGTACGTACCACAAATGGTAAACCTGCAGGCCATTAATGGTATTAGCTTTAAAAAAGGTTGCTATACCGGCCAAGAAACCGTTGCCCGTATGAAATACCTTGGTAAAAACAAACGCGCAATGTATATCGTTACCGGTAAAAGTGATGGACTACTAGAACACCCTGAGCTAGAAACCCAATTAGGGGAAAACTGGCGCCGTGCGGGCAAACTGGTTGCACAAAGCTATAACGAAACGAGCCAAACTTTATCTGGCCTTGTTGTGCTGCCAAACGACACTCAAAGCACCCAAGTGCTTCGTGCAAAGCACACACCTCAGGTAGAGCTAAGCATTCTGCCTCTACCTTACTCTCTTGAAGATGAATAA
- a CDS encoding FKBP-type peptidyl-prolyl cis-trans isomerase: MIVAPNTVVKMHYSVLDNDGNTIDNSFDGEPLVFIIGTGYLIPGLENALQGKQAGDTLNVKVEPEEGYGERHDNLMQAVPKSMFDGMEIEVGMQFRASTDDGDQSVMIIEIQDEDVIVDGNHPLSGITLNFDVEILEVREATQEELAHGHVHGEGGCGHEH, from the coding sequence ATGATCGTTGCACCAAACACAGTAGTAAAAATGCATTATTCAGTATTGGATAATGACGGCAATACCATTGATAACTCATTCGATGGCGAGCCACTTGTTTTTATTATTGGCACAGGCTACTTAATTCCAGGCCTTGAAAACGCACTACAAGGCAAACAAGCCGGCGATACATTAAATGTAAAAGTAGAACCTGAAGAAGGCTATGGCGAGCGCCACGATAACTTAATGCAAGCGGTGCCTAAGTCTATGTTTGATGGCATGGAAATCGAAGTGGGTATGCAATTTAGAGCCTCTACTGACGATGGCGATCAATCTGTAATGATCATCGAAATCCAAGATGAAGACGTTATTGTTGATGGTAACCACCCTCTTTCGGGCATTACACTAAATTTTGATGTGGAAATTTTAGAAGTACGCGAAGCCACTCAAGAAGAACTTGCCCATGGGCATGTTCACGGTGAAGGCGGTTGTGGACACGAACATTAA
- a CDS encoding DUF481 domain-containing protein yields MHKYLLFLFLIISSRCWAVDPFEDFHEYGQLSDEEIHELHKGEMLYGDTEFGLILSKGNTNSTSFKFRGNLYQDFENWRNQFKLDTLYKRDQNDDTGQTDVTADRIFVSAQGNYKVGVKNSSFFIYGDYEEDKFSGLDYKSTLATGYGARVYQGVKNKVDIDIGPGLYRSVADDETEVVDEDENQTGYLVRIAMQWERLVSKRTRFNQDVSIEQSLSGLNSRLKSETALISQVIGAVSLKFAYMYRYNSKPEDDNLKYDSELSATLVYSF; encoded by the coding sequence GTGCATAAGTATTTACTATTCTTGTTTTTAATTATTAGCAGCCGTTGCTGGGCTGTTGATCCATTTGAAGACTTTCATGAATATGGACAACTCTCTGATGAAGAAATTCATGAGCTACATAAGGGTGAAATGCTCTATGGCGATACTGAATTTGGTTTAATTTTAAGTAAAGGTAATACTAACTCCACTAGCTTTAAGTTTAGAGGTAATTTATATCAAGACTTTGAAAATTGGCGTAACCAATTTAAGTTAGACACCTTGTATAAACGCGATCAAAACGATGACACCGGGCAAACAGATGTAACGGCAGACCGTATTTTTGTCTCTGCCCAGGGTAACTACAAGGTAGGTGTAAAAAACTCCTCATTTTTTATTTATGGCGACTACGAAGAAGATAAATTTAGCGGCCTAGATTATAAAAGCACGTTGGCAACCGGTTATGGGGCAAGAGTGTATCAAGGCGTAAAAAATAAAGTTGATATTGATATTGGCCCTGGTTTATATCGCTCTGTTGCAGATGACGAAACGGAAGTTGTTGATGAAGATGAAAACCAAACCGGTTATTTGGTGCGTATTGCAATGCAATGGGAGCGCTTAGTGTCAAAGCGTACGCGCTTTAACCAAGATGTCAGTATTGAGCAATCATTATCAGGGTTAAATTCGCGCTTAAAATCAGAAACCGCGCTAATAAGCCAAGTAATAGGTGCTGTATCACTTAAATTTGCTTATATGTATCGTTATAATTCTAAGCCTGAAGATGACAACCTTAAATACGATTCAGAGTTAAGCGCCACGTTGGTTTATAGTTTTTAA
- a CDS encoding HI1450 family dsDNA-mimic protein, with the protein MSGPRLYSEEEVTHQAYDIFLELAPNNLSEQDVEDFNQYREELGFIEEGEPDDQWQDFVALEIEPELFVQVLVGLEFESDDVLFAKILISRDKDAPFCHILWKETEHAE; encoded by the coding sequence ATGTCAGGCCCACGTTTATACAGCGAAGAAGAAGTTACTCATCAGGCGTACGATATTTTTTTAGAGCTAGCGCCAAATAATCTAAGCGAACAAGATGTAGAGGACTTTAATCAATACCGAGAAGAGCTTGGCTTTATTGAAGAAGGCGAGCCTGACGACCAATGGCAAGATTTTGTTGCCCTTGAAATAGAACCAGAGCTGTTTGTGCAAGTGCTGGTGGGTTTAGAGTTTGAAAGCGATGATGTGTTATTTGCAAAGATTTTAATTAGCCGTGATAAAGACGCGCCGTTTTGTCATATTTTATGGAAAGAAACAGAGCACGCTGAGTAA
- a CDS encoding crotonase/enoyl-CoA hydratase family protein translates to MIKLEKQQGIATVTLSRADKQNALSFDMFIQLNKTIKNIKKDRAIRAVVIKGEGNHFCSGLDVAGVMASPFNIVKLLFKWLPGNQNLAQKVVLGWQSLSVPVIAQIDGNCLGGGLQIALGADYRIVNNNAKLAIMEARWGLCPDMGANAVIAGLVKRDQALWLASHANPISAQQAEQLGLVTQLTGDTQTATQSMLNTLLERSPDTLAAIKRVTQQSYKLNQRKILAKETFSQIRLLLNPNTKKAIAKAKGKTEVTYNNAKRW, encoded by the coding sequence ATGATAAAACTAGAAAAACAACAAGGCATTGCCACCGTTACTTTAAGCCGCGCAGACAAACAAAACGCGCTTAGCTTTGATATGTTCATCCAATTAAATAAAACAATTAAAAATATAAAAAAGGATCGCGCCATACGCGCGGTAGTTATTAAAGGTGAAGGTAATCATTTTTGCTCTGGGCTTGATGTAGCGGGCGTTATGGCATCCCCCTTTAATATTGTAAAACTGTTATTTAAATGGCTACCCGGAAACCAAAATTTAGCCCAAAAAGTCGTTTTAGGCTGGCAATCTCTAAGTGTACCGGTTATTGCACAAATAGATGGCAACTGCTTAGGCGGTGGATTACAAATAGCCCTAGGAGCGGATTACAGAATAGTTAACAACAACGCCAAGCTTGCCATTATGGAAGCGCGATGGGGGCTGTGCCCTGATATGGGAGCAAATGCTGTTATTGCAGGCTTGGTTAAACGCGACCAAGCATTATGGCTTGCAAGCCATGCAAACCCAATTAGTGCGCAACAAGCAGAGCAGCTTGGCTTAGTGACGCAGCTTACAGGCGATACACAAACAGCCACGCAAAGCATGCTAAATACATTGCTTGAACGCTCACCAGATACCCTAGCTGCTATTAAACGTGTAACTCAGCAAAGCTATAAGCTTAATCAACGTAAAATATTAGCTAAAGAAACATTTAGCCAAATACGATTACTACTAAACCCAAACACTAAGAAAGCAATCGCTAAAGCAAAAGGTAAAACAGAAGTTACCTACAATAATGCAAAACGTTGGTAA
- a CDS encoding CidA/LrgA family protein produces MKYLLSSAIILLCLALAKLIMHIIGGSFPAPLLAMVILLILLLSGIVKEHQVKPFASPILNIMPIFFIPAGVGFIEHLGLIKLHWPFLIFVIFLVPTSTLLLVSAVMAYFKGRKNND; encoded by the coding sequence ATGAAGTACTTACTCAGCAGCGCTATTATTTTATTGTGTTTAGCTTTAGCTAAATTGATTATGCATATTATTGGCGGCAGCTTTCCTGCGCCGCTTCTTGCTATGGTTATTTTACTCATTTTACTGTTATCGGGCATTGTAAAAGAGCATCAGGTAAAACCCTTTGCATCACCTATTTTAAATATAATGCCAATCTTTTTTATTCCGGCGGGTGTTGGCTTTATAGAGCACTTGGGCCTTATAAAATTACATTGGCCATTTTTAATCTTTGTTATTTTTTTGGTGCCTACCAGTACGCTGTTACTGGTAAGTGCAGTTATGGCCTATTTTAAAGGTAGGAAAAATAATGACTGA
- a CDS encoding LrgB family protein: MTDLHLTLWWLTTPFIIALFLALRALNNNWQHSVLKSLTNPVFLSIAIIALLLVNLNLPYTQFASHSQLLSWLLEPAIVALALPLYQQFIHIRKNLLLIVSTCSLGIINATFVAFILSVLFDVPNNLSASVAALSVTTPISLIVTDSLGGISSLAAALVIFIGLLGALFGLILFKLVGIYNHQAQGTAMGTACHAIGTAAALAEHPKIGAFSSVAMALSALLTAIIVPMLYPFLVNTLL, from the coding sequence ATGACTGACCTGCACCTAACCTTATGGTGGCTAACCACCCCATTCATTATTGCCTTATTTTTAGCGCTTAGAGCGTTGAATAATAATTGGCAGCATAGCGTATTAAAATCACTAACAAATCCGGTGTTTTTAAGTATTGCTATTATTGCTTTGCTGCTCGTTAACTTAAACCTGCCTTACACGCAATTTGCTTCTCACAGCCAGCTACTTAGCTGGTTATTAGAGCCCGCAATCGTGGCATTAGCACTGCCTTTATACCAACAATTTATTCATATTCGCAAAAACTTATTACTCATAGTAAGTACCTGTAGCTTAGGAATAATTAATGCCACATTTGTCGCGTTTATACTGAGTGTGTTATTTGACGTGCCAAACAACTTAAGCGCTTCCGTTGCTGCTTTAAGTGTAACTACGCCTATTTCATTAATTGTCACTGACTCACTAGGGGGTATTAGCTCACTTGCCGCCGCTTTAGTTATTTTCATAGGGTTGCTTGGGGCGTTATTTGGCCTAATACTTTTTAAGTTGGTGGGCATTTACAACCACCAAGCACAAGGTACCGCAATGGGCACAGCTTGCCATGCTATAGGCACGGCCGCAGCACTTGCTGAGCATCCAAAAATAGGTGCGTTTTCATCTGTTGCTATGGCTTTAAGCGCTTTATTAACAGCCATTATAGTGCCTATGCTCTATCCATTTTTAGTCAACACTTTGCTATAG
- a CDS encoding mechanosensitive ion channel family protein, which produces MISSEIEQFEKYYTMLTEYLVTYSMQIVGAIFILLLGLWVAKKIANVVASLMTRHNIDVTLTNFVSNVVKVLLIVMVVIIALGKIGISVTPFVAAIGAASLGAGLALQGMLSNYGAGLAIIATRPFVVGDTIEVKNVSGQVKTIELGYTILIDEEKVEITIPNKHIMGEIIHNSFSYSLVKGEIDIAYSACADTAISLIEEVLKSHELVAQNPHSQIGIERFADSGVTISYRYWVPTTKIIETKLAINGGVYKAINNAEIEIPFPQRVVTINKNDI; this is translated from the coding sequence ATGATCAGTTCTGAGATAGAACAATTTGAAAAATACTACACCATGCTCACTGAGTATTTAGTTACCTACAGCATGCAAATTGTAGGCGCTATTTTTATATTACTACTGGGTTTGTGGGTAGCTAAAAAAATAGCCAATGTAGTTGCCAGCTTAATGACTCGTCATAATATCGACGTCACTTTAACTAATTTTGTAAGCAACGTAGTTAAGGTATTGCTTATTGTTATGGTGGTTATTATAGCGCTGGGCAAAATAGGGATAAGTGTTACCCCATTTGTGGCAGCCATAGGTGCAGCGTCTTTAGGTGCTGGTTTAGCACTACAAGGCATGCTATCTAACTATGGTGCAGGCCTTGCCATTATAGCTACACGCCCTTTTGTAGTTGGCGATACCATTGAGGTTAAAAATGTAAGCGGCCAAGTAAAAACGATTGAGCTTGGTTACACCATTTTAATAGATGAAGAAAAAGTAGAAATCACCATTCCTAACAAACATATAATGGGCGAAATAATTCATAACTCATTTAGTTACTCATTAGTTAAAGGTGAAATAGATATTGCCTATAGTGCATGTGCTGATACAGCTATTAGTCTTATTGAAGAAGTACTCAAATCGCACGAGTTAGTAGCTCAAAACCCTCACTCACAAATAGGCATAGAGCGCTTTGCCGATAGCGGTGTTACTATTAGTTACAGGTATTGGGTGCCTACTACCAAAATAATCGAAACAAAACTCGCTATTAACGGTGGTGTTTATAAAGCTATTAACAACGCTGAAATTGAAATACCGTTCCCACAACGCGTAGTGACCATAAATAAAAACGATATTTAA